From one Basilea psittacipulmonis DSM 24701 genomic stretch:
- the glnA gene encoding type I glutamate--ammonia ligase — MAKKPADVMSFISENEVAFVDLRFTDTMGKEHHMTLPVHQFDEDKFESGQPFDGSSIAGWKGIEASDMLLIPDANTARMDPFREQATLILTCDVIEPSDLKGYDRDPRSIAKRAEAYLKSSGIGDTAYFGPEPEFFVFDGIRWEDNKSGNFVKITAKEAPWASGEDYPEGNKGHRPAHKGGYVPVSPVDSFSDLRSEMCLILEEQGVPVEIHHHEVASPGQLEIGTRFSTLVERADWNQILKYTVLNVADAYGQTATFMPKPICGDNGSGMHVHQSIWKDGQNLFAGNGYAGLSEFALYYIGGIIKHARALNAITNPTTNSYKRLVPGFEAPVKLAYSARNRSASIRIPYVANPKARRIECRFPDPMANPYLAFAALMMAGLDGVQNKIHPGDPADKNLYDLPPEEDKKIPTVAESLEQALEALDKDREFLTRGGVFSNDMIDAYIELKMAEVNRLRMTPHPVEFDMYYSL; from the coding sequence ATGGCAAAAAAACCAGCAGATGTAATGAGTTTTATCAGTGAAAATGAAGTCGCTTTCGTGGATTTGCGTTTTACTGATACGATGGGTAAAGAACATCATATGACGTTACCCGTACACCAATTTGATGAAGATAAATTTGAATCAGGCCAGCCATTTGATGGTTCATCGATTGCGGGTTGGAAAGGGATTGAAGCGTCTGATATGTTGTTGATTCCTGATGCCAACACAGCTCGCATGGATCCTTTCCGTGAACAAGCGACTTTGATTTTAACGTGTGATGTCATTGAGCCTTCTGATTTGAAAGGGTATGACCGTGATCCTCGCTCTATCGCTAAGCGTGCTGAAGCGTATTTAAAATCATCAGGAATCGGTGATACAGCGTATTTTGGCCCAGAACCAGAGTTTTTTGTTTTTGACGGTATTCGTTGGGAAGATAATAAATCAGGCAACTTTGTGAAAATTACAGCTAAAGAAGCACCATGGGCAAGTGGCGAAGACTATCCTGAGGGAAATAAAGGACATCGTCCAGCTCACAAAGGCGGATATGTACCTGTTAGCCCTGTAGATTCTTTTAGCGACTTGCGTTCAGAGATGTGCTTGATTTTGGAAGAGCAAGGTGTGCCTGTTGAAATTCATCACCATGAAGTTGCTTCTCCAGGTCAGTTAGAGATTGGTACACGTTTTAGCACCTTGGTTGAGCGTGCAGATTGGAACCAGATCTTAAAATACACTGTATTGAACGTGGCGGATGCTTATGGTCAAACTGCAACGTTTATGCCAAAACCAATCTGTGGTGATAATGGTTCAGGCATGCATGTTCACCAATCTATCTGGAAAGATGGTCAAAACTTATTCGCAGGTAATGGTTATGCAGGATTGTCTGAATTTGCCTTGTATTACATTGGCGGTATTATCAAGCATGCTCGTGCCTTAAATGCGATTACTAACCCAACGACTAACTCTTATAAACGTTTGGTTCCAGGTTTTGAAGCCCCTGTGAAATTGGCTTATTCTGCACGTAACCGTTCAGCTTCGATTCGTATTCCTTACGTGGCTAATCCTAAAGCACGTCGTATCGAATGCCGTTTCCCTGATCCTATGGCAAACCCTTACTTAGCCTTTGCTGCCTTGATGATGGCTGGTTTAGATGGGGTCCAAAATAAAATCCATCCAGGGGATCCAGCGGATAAAAACTTGTATGACTTACCTCCAGAAGAAGATAAGAAAATTCCAACGGTGGCAGAGTCTTTAGAACAAGCATTAGAGGCTTTGGACAAAGATCGTGAGTTCTTAACTCGTGGCGGTGTGTTTAGTAATGATATGATTGATGCGTATATCGAATTGAAAATGGCAGAAGTCAATCGTTTACGTATGACCCCACACCCTGTAGAGTTTGATATGTATTACTCTCTATAA
- the ntrC gene encoding nitrogen regulation protein NR(I) produces MREVWVIDDDPAIRWVLEKSLQREQFVARTFSASSDLFEALKQHAPDVLITDIRMPDISGLELLKKVKQQYPQLPVIVTTAFNDLDSTVNAFHDGAFDYLSKPFDVQEMIGLVKRACETIKPETNVEPSHVFKSHAKAMAEIFRAIGRLAPSKATVLITGESGSGKELIAKSVHEHSLRNKQAFIALNAAAIPRDLLEAELFGHEKGSFTGANVTRKGRFEEANGGTLFLDEIGDMPLELQTRLLRVLSEGSFYRVGGTQPIKVDVRIIAATHQPLEDRVKQGLFREDLFHRLNVIRLRVPPLRERKEDIPQLVNYFIQQAAMFLEVPIKQVSADAMNALMAFSFPGNVRQLENFCQSMMVLSSGSVIQVSDLPQEVLAHQEHKAVESKLTEKDVSASQLPTIDNTLSLQGQTWQTLLAETVREQLQLGRENVMAALTMDFEKTVLNTAIEVCQGKKINIAQRLGMGRNTVSRKLKELEIKD; encoded by the coding sequence ATGAGAGAAGTGTGGGTAATTGATGATGATCCTGCCATAAGATGGGTATTAGAGAAATCATTACAAAGAGAGCAGTTTGTGGCACGAACATTTAGTGCGTCGTCAGATTTGTTTGAGGCGTTAAAACAGCATGCCCCCGATGTTTTAATCACGGATATTCGCATGCCAGATATATCAGGATTGGAGTTGTTGAAAAAGGTTAAACAGCAATATCCGCAGTTGCCTGTCATCGTGACGACAGCATTTAATGATTTAGATAGTACGGTTAACGCCTTTCATGACGGGGCCTTTGATTATTTATCAAAACCCTTTGATGTGCAGGAAATGATTGGCTTAGTGAAACGTGCGTGCGAAACGATTAAGCCAGAAACGAATGTAGAACCCTCGCATGTATTTAAATCGCACGCTAAAGCCATGGCGGAAATATTTAGAGCGATTGGACGACTGGCTCCATCTAAAGCAACGGTGCTGATTACAGGAGAATCAGGATCGGGCAAAGAGTTAATCGCTAAGTCTGTACATGAACATAGTTTGAGAAATAAACAAGCGTTTATTGCCTTAAATGCGGCGGCTATTCCCAGAGATTTGTTGGAAGCTGAGTTGTTTGGTCATGAAAAAGGATCGTTTACGGGAGCAAATGTCACCCGAAAAGGTCGATTTGAAGAGGCTAATGGCGGTACTTTATTTTTAGATGAAATTGGCGATATGCCTCTAGAACTACAAACGAGATTGTTAAGAGTATTGTCAGAGGGGAGTTTTTATCGGGTCGGCGGTACACAACCGATTAAAGTCGATGTAAGAATTATTGCCGCCACTCATCAACCACTTGAAGACAGAGTCAAACAGGGCTTATTTCGTGAAGATTTGTTTCATCGTTTGAATGTGATTCGATTAAGAGTGCCGCCTTTAAGAGAGCGAAAAGAAGATATTCCCCAGTTGGTCAACTATTTTATTCAACAAGCGGCTATGTTTTTGGAGGTGCCGATTAAACAGGTATCAGCAGATGCGATGAACGCTTTGATGGCTTTTTCGTTTCCAGGCAATGTACGTCAGTTAGAGAATTTTTGTCAATCCATGATGGTATTGTCTTCAGGCTCGGTTATTCAGGTATCAGACTTGCCACAAGAGGTGTTAGCACATCAAGAACATAAGGCGGTTGAGTCGAAATTAACGGAAAAAGATGTATCCGCATCACAGCTGCCCACGATTGATAATACCTTATCGTTGCAAGGTCAAACATGGCAAACGTTATTGGCTGAAACAGTGCGAGAACAGTTGCAGTTAGGGCGTGAGAATGTGATGGCAGCACTCACAATGGACTTTGAGAAAACAGTATTAAATACGGCCATTGAAGTTTGCCAAGGTAAGAAAATTAATATTGCTCAACGATTAGGAATGGGGAGAAATACAGTGAGTCGTAAATTAAAAGAATTAGAGATAAAGGATTGA
- the yccS gene encoding YccS family putative transporter — protein MKHILKPLHLDNKTVQLLPVIASFILVGVITSLFHLRYEATALFLGVIAGGLGDVDHRITGRIKNLIIIILGFGLCACLVQLALPNPYYTTLLITFIAFATIMMGAIDSRYRIISFATLLVAIYVLLTYVPDQLEWYINPLMLIIGCLIYQGVNLTFQIIFPNHPVQESLAKSFYHLSAYIQIKARFFAIDEYDELNMAEYELATKTRDVTESFNATRDILFNRLAGQRLPNRRRRQLNDFFIAQDIHEHVSASHVDYREIVPELEHTDLLFRIERLLNLQARACRQYANTLIDDTEFKIFPQLERAYEGLEHSLERFIKEHPNRPRNADLIRLVTNLGDINVQIKRLGTLPAHLNDASLATSNASHFKESITRLKNNLTVKSPYFRHAVRMAVVAFIDCVIIRSFDIHLGYWILLTSVLVCQPNHKATKERLRQRVLGTAAGVLFSYLLLILQLNSTGFLLCMVLASILFFWSRTSSYSLTSFFITVQVFSGFAFIGILTPSALFSRIIDTTLGAFISLVLLIYLWPDWKFMSLKSVSKNVITSNANYLRIILKQLQEGEEDDIEYRIARRAVHENAASLASIATELQDHQKHHGNLIDITNKLVQLNYKLVSHISVLGAYRGHLHDKDKEILNDVVQSGLNLSNLLEQIPVLDTVNFNEHLNSVQLALHEQNTQNDSIMTHPLERCTELLNEYAQLIKVCQQS, from the coding sequence ATGAAACACATATTAAAACCTCTACATCTTGACAATAAAACCGTACAGCTTTTGCCTGTGATTGCTAGTTTTATTTTAGTGGGCGTGATTACTTCTTTATTTCATTTAAGGTATGAGGCAACGGCCCTGTTTCTGGGAGTGATTGCAGGAGGCTTGGGCGATGTTGACCATCGAATTACCGGTAGAATCAAAAACCTTATTATCATTATTCTTGGGTTTGGTTTATGTGCGTGTCTCGTTCAATTGGCCCTCCCCAACCCCTACTATACAACGTTATTAATCACCTTTATCGCCTTTGCCACGATTATGATGGGGGCGATCGATTCACGTTATCGAATTATTTCCTTTGCTACATTACTAGTGGCCATATACGTTCTTTTGACCTACGTTCCCGATCAACTAGAATGGTATATTAACCCGCTGATGCTGATTATTGGCTGTCTTATCTATCAAGGCGTTAATCTAACCTTTCAAATTATTTTTCCTAATCACCCTGTACAAGAAAGTTTGGCCAAAAGTTTTTATCATCTCTCTGCCTACATTCAGATTAAAGCACGCTTTTTTGCGATTGATGAATACGATGAGTTGAATATGGCTGAGTATGAACTCGCCACCAAAACGCGTGATGTAACAGAGTCTTTTAATGCTACACGCGATATTTTGTTTAATCGTTTGGCAGGCCAACGTTTACCTAATCGACGCAGACGTCAATTAAATGATTTTTTTATCGCTCAAGATATTCATGAACACGTCAGTGCTTCTCACGTTGATTATCGTGAAATCGTGCCAGAATTAGAGCACACGGACTTATTATTTAGAATCGAGCGATTATTAAACTTACAGGCTCGTGCTTGCCGACAATACGCTAATACATTAATCGACGATACGGAATTCAAAATCTTTCCACAACTTGAACGTGCTTACGAGGGGCTAGAACACTCGCTTGAACGATTTATTAAAGAACATCCTAATAGACCTAGAAACGCCGATCTCATCAGACTGGTGACAAACTTGGGCGATATCAATGTTCAAATCAAACGTTTAGGCACCCTACCTGCTCATTTGAACGATGCATCCTTAGCCACCAGCAATGCCAGTCATTTTAAAGAAAGCATCACTCGTTTAAAAAACAATTTAACCGTCAAATCGCCTTATTTTAGACATGCCGTGAGAATGGCGGTCGTTGCGTTTATCGACTGCGTCATCATTCGCAGCTTTGATATTCATTTAGGTTATTGGATTTTATTAACATCTGTATTAGTGTGCCAACCCAACCACAAAGCCACTAAAGAACGACTTCGCCAGCGTGTATTAGGTACTGCAGCAGGCGTTTTATTTAGTTACCTACTATTGATTTTGCAACTCAATAGCACGGGATTCCTATTATGTATGGTGTTAGCTAGTATTTTATTTTTCTGGTCTCGCACCAGCAGTTACTCACTCACCAGTTTTTTCATTACGGTTCAGGTATTTTCGGGCTTTGCTTTTATTGGCATCCTCACGCCGTCCGCCCTATTTTCTCGTATTATCGATACAACATTAGGTGCCTTTATTTCACTGGTTCTTTTAATTTATTTATGGCCAGATTGGAAGTTTATGTCTTTAAAATCTGTCTCTAAAAATGTGATTACCTCTAATGCGAATTATCTAAGAATCATCTTAAAACAACTTCAAGAAGGTGAAGAAGACGATATCGAGTATCGTATTGCACGTCGTGCTGTTCACGAAAACGCAGCGTCTCTAGCAAGCATTGCAACGGAATTACAAGACCACCAAAAACATCACGGTAATCTCATTGATATTACCAATAAACTGGTACAACTGAACTACAAATTAGTCAGCCATATTTCTGTTTTAGGGGCTTATCGCGGACATCTACATGACAAAGACAAAGAAATACTCAATGATGTGGTTCAAAGCGGGTTAAACCTATCCAATCTTTTGGAACAAATCCCCGTTTTAGACACAGTTAACTTTAACGAACATCTAAACAGCGTACAACTTGCTTTACATGAGCAAAACACCCAAAACGACAGCATCATGACGCATCCTTTGGAACGTTGTACTGAGTTATTAAATGAATATGCCCAGTTAATCAAAGTCTGCCAACAAAGTTAA
- the glnL gene encoding nitrogen regulation protein NR(II), producing MQDDLTNSLMTAVLCLDEQGEIVYANNAAENIFMRSKKYLYGHRLDAFILQDRESTDSYQLAWARLQHPQECMVTFYASIFQDVLSFHIPVVCTIQKLEQADFSYMVEIRNLAAFETNHQQSSQQVTIYQEVLRNLAHEIKNPLGGIKGAAQLLALELENSDYVEYTQVITQEVDRLQSLVDQLGRSFQHPLNKIKLNIHEVCERVISLIHAQYRDEIRLLKDYDASIPLVQADFDKFVQVVLNLVQNAAQSCMQKRQEKSDYQPEILIKTRVNVSEIMPGQSSGKMMCISVIDNGVGVSASVKDKLFHPLVTTKPTGTGLGLSLAQELMHLHGGFIDFDSNALKTEFRIFLPLEVNK from the coding sequence ATGCAAGATGATTTAACCAATTCTCTGATGACAGCTGTATTGTGTCTAGATGAACAAGGAGAAATTGTTTATGCCAATAATGCGGCAGAAAATATCTTCATGCGTTCTAAAAAATATCTATATGGACATCGGCTAGATGCGTTTATTTTGCAGGATCGCGAGTCAACAGATAGTTATCAATTGGCTTGGGCACGCTTGCAACATCCGCAAGAGTGCATGGTGACGTTCTATGCCTCGATATTTCAAGACGTATTGTCGTTTCATATCCCAGTTGTGTGTACGATTCAAAAACTCGAACAAGCTGATTTTTCCTATATGGTCGAGATTCGAAACCTTGCAGCGTTTGAAACGAATCATCAGCAATCTTCACAACAAGTCACGATTTATCAAGAAGTGTTGAGAAATTTAGCCCATGAGATTAAAAACCCTTTAGGAGGTATAAAAGGAGCGGCCCAATTATTAGCCTTAGAGCTGGAAAATAGTGATTATGTCGAATATACACAGGTCATTACGCAAGAGGTGGACAGACTGCAGTCTTTGGTGGACCAATTAGGTCGATCCTTTCAACATCCTTTAAACAAAATTAAACTGAATATTCATGAAGTGTGCGAAAGAGTCATAAGCTTGATTCATGCTCAATATCGCGATGAGATACGTTTGTTAAAAGATTATGATGCCTCCATTCCTTTGGTGCAGGCTGATTTTGATAAATTTGTGCAAGTGGTCTTGAATCTGGTTCAAAATGCTGCTCAATCTTGTATGCAAAAACGCCAAGAAAAAAGCGATTATCAGCCTGAGATTTTGATTAAAACGCGAGTGAATGTGTCAGAAATCATGCCAGGGCAATCGTCTGGAAAAATGATGTGCATTTCCGTTATTGATAATGGCGTGGGAGTTAGTGCGAGTGTTAAAGACAAGTTGTTTCATCCACTGGTGACAACCAAGCCAACGGGAACAGGTTTGGGCTTGAGTTTGGCTCAAGAACTGATGCATCTACATGGCGGATTTATTGATTTTGATTCTAATGCTTTGAAAACAGAATTTAGGATTTTTCTTCCATTGGAGGTCAACAAATGA